AAAACTCGGCACGGTCTCACCGATGGCCGCCAAGATCGCTGCGGCGTCTTCCCATGGCAATGGCCGCCCTTCCAATGTGGCCACGTGTTGTGCCACCGCCCAGGCGGGCCGTGCTTCCGCCTGTGACGGCATCGCGCGTTCGAACCGCTGCACCCGCCCCTTCACATTCACAAACGTGCCGCACTGCTCCGCGACCGTCGCTAACGGCAACACGAAATCCGCCCACGGATACGGGTCCGGTGTGGGAGCCTCCAACGTATCCGTCTTTAATGTGTCCAATCGATCCGCCGCGCCACCCTGTTCGATCACGGCGTCGACGTTTGTCAGCGGTCGCCATCGCACGGCATCCGGATGCACGCCCCAATTGGTAGTCAGCAAGACGACGCATGCCGGCCGCGTCTGCTGCACGGCTGCGATTTCCTCCGGTGTGAGCGCATCGAGCACGAACAGTACTCGTGCGCCACCGGCATAACGTTCATGGATTCCAAATTCTGAGAGCGCGCGGGCGTTCGGATTTTTGTCGCAGTGACGCAGAATTTGATCTTCACTTGGATTCGGATATTCGCGCCGTGTGGCAAACAGCCGCGCGCCCGCCCAGGTTTCCCGCACTAATCGGGTCCATGCAAAGTTCTCTTCGTTCGAACATTGCGCCGAAAGCACGACCGCGCGCTCCGCAACCGACACCTGCGCCAATATCGTGCGCAGCTGTGCCAACACGGTGTCCCATGATGCGCGTGTCCATTGTCGGTTTTCCGGCGAGCGTGCAAATGGTGTGACTACGCGATCGGGAGCGTTAATATATTTGTACGTCAGCCGGCCCTCGTCACACATCCAGCACTCATTGACGTCGTTGTTTTCGCGCGGTCGATACCGATACGCCACACCCCGTTCTTGATCGAGCCAAACGTTACATCCGGTGGAGCATCCGGTGCAAAGCGATGGAGTTTTGGAAAGGAACCAAACGCGCTTGCCGAAACGAAAATCGCGACTGGTGAGTGCGCCGACCGGGCAGATGTCGACCGTGTTCAACGAATAGGCGTTTTTCATCCCTTCCGTACCATACGTGACGATGGTGGAACGGTCGCCGCGCTCCGAGAGCGCGATTTCATGGGCCTTCGGCACTTCGTCGCAAAAGCGGACGCAACGCGTACACAAAATACAGCGCTCGTCGTCGAGCACGACAAGCGGCCCCAACGGCACCGCTTTCGGTTTTTGGACTTTTTGCTCGCGGAATCGATACGGCACGGCGGAATGATCGAAGTATTGATCTTGCAACTTGCATTCGCCGGCTTGGTCACAGATCGGACAATCGAGTGGATGGTTGATTAGAATGAATTCGAGCACCGATTTGCGCGCTTCCAGCACGACTGGGGAATCCGTTTTGATTTCCATGCCCTCTTGCACCGGGCAGTTGCATGAGATCTCCAATTTCGGACGGCCGACCACTTCGACCAGGCACATGCGGCAATTTCCAGCGATCGAGAGTTTGTGATGATAGCAAAAATACGGGATCTTAATTCCCTGCTCCAGACAGACTTGCAGGACCGTCTTGCCAGCCGGCACGTCATATCCCTGACCGTTAATCGTGATTTTTGGCATGCAATTAACTCACTTCCATAGTCTCCCTCTCCCGTTGGGGAGAGGGACGGGGTGAGGGGGAGAATCATGCGTCTGACGACTCCCCCTCACTCCGTCCGCCTGCGGCGAACTTCCCTCTCCCCAACGGGAGAGGGAGGTCAAGGAACAAAAACTATCCCTGCCACTCCGGTGCTGGGTACGGTGACCGTCCCTCCCGAATGAACGCCTCAAATTCCGTCCGAAACTTCGTGACGTAACTGCGCACCGGCATCGCCAATGCGTCGGCCAACGCGCAAATCGTGCGGCCTTGCATCTTGTCGGCCAGGTCTTGGAGCAACGCCAAGTCTTCGTGGCGTCCTTCGCCGTGGTAGAGGCGATGCAGGATTTTTTCGACCCATCCCGAACCCTCGCGGCACGGTGTGCACTGGCCGCACGATTCGTGATGATAAAACACCGCCAGATTTTCCAACGCTGCGACCATGCTGGTTTGATCGTCGATGATGATCATTCCGCCAGAGCCGAGAAATGTTCCCGCGCCTTGGAGCGACTCATAATCGAGCGTCACGGCAAACGCCTCGTCCGCCGTGAGGACCGGAACCGACGATCCGCCGACGATCACGGCCTTCAGTTTGCGACCCTTCCATACGCCACCACAATATTCTTCCAGAAACAATTTGAACGGAATGCCGAGTGGCACTTCATAGACGCCGGGACGATTGACATGTCCGGAGACGCTCCAGAGCTTGGTGCCGGTACTTTTGCCGACGCCGATTTTGGCGTACGCCTCGCCGCCATGTTCGAGGATCCATGGCAGTGCGGCAATCGTTTCCACGTTGTTGACCACGGTGGGGCACCCGAAGGCCCCGGACACGGCCGGAAATGGAGGCTTGATGCGCGGCATGCCACGTTTGCCTTCGAGCGATTCGATCAGTCCGGTTTCTTCGCCGCAGATATACGCGCCGGCTCCGCGATGTTGATAAAAATCGAGGCTGAAATTTGACCCGCAAATATTCTGTCCCAAAAACCCGTGCTGATACGCCTCGGCAATGGCTTGCTCTACCATCTCCCATGGCCGATAGAATTCGCCACGAATATATTGATACGCGGTCCGCACACCCAATGCGTAGCTGGCGATGATGACGCCTTCGATCAGCATATGTGGATCGTTTTCGAGGATCGCGCGGTCTTTAAAAGTGCCGGGCTCCGACTCGTCCGCATTGATGCAAAGATAAATCGGCTTTCCGGTATTTTTCGGGACAAATCCCCATTTCACGCCCGCCGGGAATCCCGCGCCGCCACGCCCTCGCAACCCCGATCGCTTGGCTTCCTCCGTCACTTGTTCCGGCGACATCTGGAACATTTTTTTGAGCGTCGCATAGCCACCCTGCGCCAAATAGGTCTGGATTGATCGGGAATGCGGCTTGCCCCAATTTTTGGTCAGGATCGGTTCCATACTATTGTGTACCAGAGGATCCTTCCCCGCCGGAGGTTGCGCCTCAGGATGACGATGCGGCAGAAAATCTGCCGCATCGTCACTTCAATGCATCCAATAATTTGTCGACCTGCTCCGGCGTAAGATTTTCGTAATAGTCGCGACCGTTCACTTGCATCATCGGAGCGGTGCCGCACGATCCAAGGCACTCCACTTCCGATAACTGAAACCGTCCGTCCGGCGTTTGTCCGCCGACGCGGACCCCCAATTTTCCTTCCAGATATTTTGTCAGCTGCTTTGCGCCACGGAGCCAGCAACTGAGCGTGCGGCATACTTGCAAATGGTGCCGCGCACACGGCCGCCGTTCGTACATCGTGTAGAACGTAACGACTTCGTACACCGCCGCCGGTGTGATATCCAACACCTGCGCGACGGCTTCCATGGCCTCCGCGCTGACCCAACCCTCTTGCGCCTGGACGATCCATAACACCGGCAACAACGCCGCGCGTCGTGTGGGATAACGAGCACAGAGTTGTTCGATTTGGTCGCGTTGGGCGGGCGTAAACTGAAAGGCCATGCGCGGCTCTTTACGGGAGTTGGCGGGAAGAATCAAGTCGGCGCATCATTATTTCCACGACCAAATCGTGATTCCGATCAGTCGTTGAGGGGCGCCCGAGTCACCCGCCGTTAGCGATCCAATTCACCGGCGACAATATTGAGATTTCCGAGCACTGCGATCGCGTCGGCAATCAAGCTGCCTTTGATGAGGTGTGGATAGGCTTGAAAGAGCGCGAAACAGGGAGGCCGGACTTTGAGTCGATACGGTTTTCCGGTGCCATTGCTGACGAGATAAAAGCCAAGCTCCCCATTGGCCGCCTCGGTGTAGGAATACACTTCACCGACCGGCGGCTTGACGCCGAACATGATCAATTCAAAGTGGCGGATCAGCCCTTCAATGCTGTTGTACACCTCGTGCTTCGGTGGCAGGGCCGAACGTCCTGCCGGATTGATGATCGGCCCATCGGGAATCTTATCCAAGGCCTGATGGATGAGCCGTTCCGATTGATCGATCTCTTCGATCCGCACCATGATCCGATCGAACGAATCGCCCACTTCGCCGATCGGGATATCGAATTGCAGTTCGTCGTAACACAAATACGGATGGGCCTTGCGGACATCGTATGGTTCGCCACTGGCGCGCAAGCACGGGCCGGTGAAGCCGTAGGCGATCGCGTCTTCGCGTGAGATCACGCCAACGTCGCGCGTTCGATCCAGGAAGATCCGATTTTTGCGCAACAGCCCCATGACATCCTTCACCGCCTTGCGCATTTCCAACAACGCGCCGCGCACGCCCTTGGCGAATCCTTCGGGCAGATCGCGCGCCACGCCACCGATCCGCGTGTAGGTGTTAGTGAGTCGCGCCCCGGTCAGGGCTTCGACCCAGACGTACATCAACTCGCGCACGTTGAAGAAATACCAATAATTCGTGAGCGCGCCCAAATCGACGACGTTCGTGGCGATGCAGACCAAATGGTCCATGATGCGCGAGAGTTCGCTGATGATCACTCGGATGTATTGCGCGCGCGGCGGTACCGTGATGCCGAGCAATTTCTCCACCGCCATGCAGTACCCGACGTTATTCAGCAGCGGCGAGACGTAGTTCAGTCGATCCGTGTACGGAATGACTTGCGTGTAGGTGTGATCTTCCGATTCCTTTTCGAAGCAGCGATGCAGATAGCCGATTTCCGGTTCCGCACCGACGATGCGTTCGCCATCGAGCGTGAGCAACACGCGCAACGTCCCGTGCATCGTCGGATGTGACGGACCCATATTGAGGTGCATGTGATGCGTATGTAAGGCGTCAGTCATGGCCATGCTCACATCAGCGGATCGGGCGTTGGAATTTTGGGACGCCGATTCACCGGATAGTCCTTCCGCAGCGGATGTCCTTCGAATTCGTCGAACGTCAGTAAACGCTTCAAATGTGGATGCCCGACAAAGGTGATGCCGAAGAGATCGAACGCTTCTCGTTCAAACCAATTCGCCGCCGGCCATACCGCGACCACCGAATCGACTTGCGGCGCTTCTCCGGCAAGCCGCACTTTCACCCGTACGCGATGTTTCTGTGTAGTGGAGTAGAGATGGTACACGACTTCAAATCGCTCGGCTCGTTCCGAATAATCCACACCACACAGATCGATCAGCATGTTGCATTCGATGCCCGGCGTTGCTTTCAACCACTGACAAAGCGGCACGATCTGTTCGCGGCGCACGATGGCCGTTTCATCCCCGCGAAAGTTGTGGGTTTCGATTATCGCTTCGCCGAAGCGGGCCCGGAGTTGTTCTAAGATCGCTTGTGACATGTTGCTCTCAGTTAAGCGGCGTTCCCTTTTTTGACCACACCCGACGCGGCCACCAGCGGCGGTGCCACGGGAAACGATTGCCCGGTCCCGCAAATTTTTTCCTGCAATTTGACTAATGCGTGGATGATTTGCTCCGGCCGTGGTGGACAGCCGGGAATGTAGACATCCACCGGAATGATTTCATCGATCCCCTGCAGCGTCGAATAGTTGTCGTAAAATCCACCCGACGAGGCACACGCACCCATCGCGATGCACCATTTCGGTTCACACATTTGGTCCCAGACCCGCTTGAGAATCGGTGCCATTTTATATGTGATCGTTCCCATGACCAACATGAGATCCGCTTGCCGCGGACTGAAACGTACCAGCTCCGCGCCGAAGCGCGAGATGTCGAAGCGCGAAGAGACCACGCCCATGAATTCGATCGCGCAACACGCGGTGCCAAACGGCATCGGCCACAAGGAATACTTCCGCCCCCACGCCAACACGTGTTCCAAGCGCGTGGTGAAGAACCCCTCCTGCAATGTGTTCTGGATGCCCATATCGTTCCAGCGTACGCACGTAAGCACGTACGCACGTACGCACTTACGCACGTAAGTTACTGTTCCCAATCCAACGCGCGTCGCTTCCACACATATGCGAGCCCGAGCCCGAGGATGGCCACAAAAAGCAATCCCTCGGTGACGATGAATGGGCCCATCCCATTCTCACGAAATGACCGCACCAAGATTGCCCATGGAAAGAGAAACGTGACTTCGACATCGAACAGCAGAAAGAGGATCGCCACCAAGAAAAAATGAATCGAAAATCGCTGTCGCGGATTGGAGGCCTGGTCCACGCCGCATTCATACGGTGCTAGCTTGGCCTTGGACGGCCGTTTTTTGCCGATCAGCGCTGAGAGTCCCAAAAAGCCAAGTCCCAACGCAATGGCGAAAAGAAAGAGCACGGCGATAGGAAGATACTCAGAAAGCATCGCGCGGGATGATGCGCTGAAGAGGGTGACAATGTCAACGAGAAGACGGCGAAGTTTTAATGACCGAGACCATGACGGCGTAAATATCGAACGACGGCGTCGTGACCCATCGTGAAAAGATTCGTGAAGCGGATCCCGATGCGTGTTTTACTTCCGGAGAATTCACGGCGCACAATTTCGCCACGCAATGAGACGTCGCGTTCCAGTGCGGAGAGATCGACGACGACCTCGACCCGTCCCCCCTCCTGCACCGCCGGGCTATCCGCGTCGAGCATCATGCCGCCGCAACTGAGATTCAGCGCGGTGGCCGGAATGAGCCGCCCTTTGTAGCGAATCGTGACCGGCAACTCGATGTCGACCCGCTCATGGCGGCGCCGTTCTGCCGCTTCCTGTTCCGAAGGTTGATCCACCATGCCACACCCCTTGTGCAGTGTATATCGGCCCTCGGCCAGAAAAGTTGCGTGAAAAATCCCCAGTGCTTTCTACCATGCTAACCGGCTGTTGCAACTCCTCATTTCCTGACTTATGACTCATACTCTCTATGTCATCAACCATTGCGGTCATCGGAGCGGGCAGTTGGGGCACAGCATTGGCGCGGCTCTTGGCGAGCCAAGGCCGCCCGGTCACGTTGTGGGCCTTCGAGGCGGATTTGGCCGCGCGGCTTCAGGCCACTCGGATCAACGATATCTATCTCCCTGGCGTAATCTTGCCCCCCTCGTTGACTTGTACTACCGACCTGACGCAAGCCGTCCATGAAGCCACGCTTGTCGTGTTGGTGACCCCAAGCCACGTACTGCGCAGCGTGGCTACACAAATGGCACCGGCTCTCTCCCCGACTGCCATCATCACCTGCTGCACTAAAGGAATCGAAATCGGCACCGGCCGACTCATGTCCGAAGTCTTGGTCGAGGCGCTCCCTCAGCACCCCACCACACTCCATACCTTTCTCTCCGGCCCCAGCTTCGCGAAAGAAGTTGCGGCGGAACAGCCTACGGCCGTTGTAGTGGCTGGGACTGATCGTGTTGCTACGCAACGCGTACAAGAAGTTTTTCGCACTCCGTATTTTCTGACATTCACCCACGATGACGTCATCGGCGTCGAAGTCGGCGGCGCGGTGAAAAACGTCCTCGCGATCGCTACCGGTATCGCCGAGGGACTCGGCCTTGGCCACAACACCCGCGCTGCCCTCATCACGCGTGGGCTGTATGAAATGATCAAGCTCGGCCGTGTCCTCGGTGCCAATCCGTTAACCTTCGCTGGCCTCGCCGGCCTGGGCGACCTTGTCCTCACATGCACCGGCGAACTCTCTCGCAATCGGCAAGTGGGCATTGCGCTGGGCCAAGGAACTCCGCTCGAAAAAATCCTCCGCACCATGACCATGGTTGCCGAAGGCGTGGCCACCTCGAAGGCCGTTTACGCCCTCATCCAGCGCCATCAATTGCGTGCGCCGATCTGCAGCGCCATCTATCATATCCTCCACGCCGGCATGCCGCCCCGCGCAGCGCTGACCGAGTTGACCTCGATGGACCTCAAAGATGAGTTCGCCGAGTGGCTCGTGAAATAGTAAGTGGAGTGTTCCCTTCACCATATTATTAGGGGTCACTCCGTCTCGCTGACGCAGTTCTAGGCCCTTTCCGGCCCTCGATTTTGGCTTTACAGTCGTCAAATATGCGTATTATACGTCGCTGAAATATGAACCCCCGCATCTACCGCCCTCCGTTTCAAACCAAACTCCCGGGACAGCAATGGGTGCTGCGCCGCGAAACACGGCGCCATCAGCCATCGGCAGCCAATGCGTTCAGTGCCAGACATCCAGCGAATCGTACGCGCATCGACCCGGCTCGCCAGCCATATGTTCCCTCTCTCTCGCCACCAGCCACCGCGCTCAGCGTCGCTGTCATCCCCACACTTCCCATCGGCATGATGGTGGACGGTGGTTTCGGACCGTCATCCGGAGAGCCCCCGCCGTTCCTCACTGGGGCGATGATTGTTCTCTGCGCGGCTGCCGTCGTGGGGCTGGGTTATACGATGCATCGAGTCGCCCATCAGCTGAGCGGTGGTTGGGGCGGATTTATCTACGGACCCTTTGTGACAATCCCTGCGGCCCTGCCGCGAGTCGTAGCAGCACGCCCACAGACACTCGCGGAGCCGGAGTCTGAAGATCCTGCGATGGGGGCTCTTCCGCCATTAGAGCGCGGCGCGATCTTGGCCTATGACCTTATTCGTTGCATCCCCAAACCGTTTGGCGCCGCGCGCGTGCTCCGGAACGCGACTAAAGCTGCCGCTCGCGTAGCAACATTGCGCACCAACGGTGCTGACTGGAACGCCATCACGATCGCGGCACAAGACGCCACGCACCAATTCGAGGCCGCCATCAAAGCATTCCATGGCAACGCGATCATGTTGCTCGTAGCGACGGAGCAATTTGCGGCACATCTACAACA
This region of Deltaproteobacteria bacterium genomic DNA includes:
- a CDS encoding (2Fe-2S)-binding protein is translated as MPKITINGQGYDVPAGKTVLQVCLEQGIKIPYFCYHHKLSIAGNCRMCLVEVVGRPKLEISCNCPVQEGMEIKTDSPVVLEARKSVLEFILINHPLDCPICDQAGECKLQDQYFDHSAVPYRFREQKVQKPKAVPLGPLVVLDDERCILCTRCVRFCDEVPKAHEIALSERGDRSTIVTYGTEGMKNAYSLNTVDICPVGALTSRDFRFGKRVWFLSKTPSLCTGCSTGCNVWLDQERGVAYRYRPRENNDVNECWMCDEGRLTYKYINAPDRVVTPFARSPENRQWTRASWDTVLAQLRTILAQVSVAERAVVLSAQCSNEENFAWTRLVRETWAGARLFATRREYPNPSEDQILRHCDKNPNARALSEFGIHERYAGGARVLFVLDALTPEEIAAVQQTRPACVVLLTTNWGVHPDAVRWRPLTNVDAVIEQGGAADRLDTLKTDTLEAPTPDPYPWADFVLPLATVAEQCGTFVNVKGRVQRFERAMPSQAEARPAWAVAQHVATLEGRPLPWEDAAAILAAIGETVPSFQGITWEQVGEFGTLLNGTAVRQCVSA
- the nuoF gene encoding NADH-quinone oxidoreductase subunit NuoF; translated protein: MEPILTKNWGKPHSRSIQTYLAQGGYATLKKMFQMSPEQVTEEAKRSGLRGRGGAGFPAGVKWGFVPKNTGKPIYLCINADESEPGTFKDRAILENDPHMLIEGVIIASYALGVRTAYQYIRGEFYRPWEMVEQAIAEAYQHGFLGQNICGSNFSLDFYQHRGAGAYICGEETGLIESLEGKRGMPRIKPPFPAVSGAFGCPTVVNNVETIAALPWILEHGGEAYAKIGVGKSTGTKLWSVSGHVNRPGVYEVPLGIPFKLFLEEYCGGVWKGRKLKAVIVGGSSVPVLTADEAFAVTLDYESLQGAGTFLGSGGMIIIDDQTSMVAALENLAVFYHHESCGQCTPCREGSGWVEKILHRLYHGEGRHEDLALLQDLADKMQGRTICALADALAMPVRSYVTKFRTEFEAFIREGRSPYPAPEWQG
- the nuoE gene encoding NADH-quinone oxidoreductase subunit NuoE codes for the protein MAFQFTPAQRDQIEQLCARYPTRRAALLPVLWIVQAQEGWVSAEAMEAVAQVLDITPAAVYEVVTFYTMYERRPCARHHLQVCRTLSCWLRGAKQLTKYLEGKLGVRVGGQTPDGRFQLSEVECLGSCGTAPMMQVNGRDYYENLTPEQVDKLLDALK
- a CDS encoding NADH-quinone oxidoreductase subunit D — encoded protein: MAMTDALHTHHMHLNMGPSHPTMHGTLRVLLTLDGERIVGAEPEIGYLHRCFEKESEDHTYTQVIPYTDRLNYVSPLLNNVGYCMAVEKLLGITVPPRAQYIRVIISELSRIMDHLVCIATNVVDLGALTNYWYFFNVRELMYVWVEALTGARLTNTYTRIGGVARDLPEGFAKGVRGALLEMRKAVKDVMGLLRKNRIFLDRTRDVGVISREDAIAYGFTGPCLRASGEPYDVRKAHPYLCYDELQFDIPIGEVGDSFDRIMVRIEEIDQSERLIHQALDKIPDGPIINPAGRSALPPKHEVYNSIEGLIRHFELIMFGVKPPVGEVYSYTEAANGELGFYLVSNGTGKPYRLKVRPPCFALFQAYPHLIKGSLIADAIAVLGNLNIVAGELDR
- a CDS encoding NADH-quinone oxidoreductase subunit C, encoding MSQAILEQLRARFGEAIIETHNFRGDETAIVRREQIVPLCQWLKATPGIECNMLIDLCGVDYSERAERFEVVYHLYSTTQKHRVRVKVRLAGEAPQVDSVVAVWPAANWFEREAFDLFGITFVGHPHLKRLLTFDEFEGHPLRKDYPVNRRPKIPTPDPLM
- the nuoB gene encoding NADH-quinone oxidoreductase subunit NuoB, with the protein product MGIQNTLQEGFFTTRLEHVLAWGRKYSLWPMPFGTACCAIEFMGVVSSRFDISRFGAELVRFSPRQADLMLVMGTITYKMAPILKRVWDQMCEPKWCIAMGACASSGGFYDNYSTLQGIDEIIPVDVYIPGCPPRPEQIIHALVKLQEKICGTGQSFPVAPPLVAASGVVKKGNAA
- the ndhC gene encoding NADH-quinone oxidoreductase subunit A, whose protein sequence is MLSEYLPIAVLFLFAIALGLGFLGLSALIGKKRPSKAKLAPYECGVDQASNPRQRFSIHFFLVAILFLLFDVEVTFLFPWAILVRSFRENGMGPFIVTEGLLFVAILGLGLAYVWKRRALDWEQ
- a CDS encoding PilZ domain-containing protein, producing the protein MVDQPSEQEAAERRRHERVDIELPVTIRYKGRLIPATALNLSCGGMMLDADSPAVQEGGRVEVVVDLSALERDVSLRGEIVRREFSGSKTRIGIRFTNLFTMGHDAVVRYLRRHGLGH
- a CDS encoding NAD(P)-dependent glycerol-3-phosphate dehydrogenase; translated protein: MSSTIAVIGAGSWGTALARLLASQGRPVTLWAFEADLAARLQATRINDIYLPGVILPPSLTCTTDLTQAVHEATLVVLVTPSHVLRSVATQMAPALSPTAIITCCTKGIEIGTGRLMSEVLVEALPQHPTTLHTFLSGPSFAKEVAAEQPTAVVVAGTDRVATQRVQEVFRTPYFLTFTHDDVIGVEVGGAVKNVLAIATGIAEGLGLGHNTRAALITRGLYEMIKLGRVLGANPLTFAGLAGLGDLVLTCTGELSRNRQVGIALGQGTPLEKILRTMTMVAEGVATSKAVYALIQRHQLRAPICSAIYHILHAGMPPRAALTELTSMDLKDEFAEWLVK